A region of Allocoleopsis franciscana PCC 7113 DNA encodes the following proteins:
- the gpmI gene encoding 2,3-bisphosphoglycerate-independent phosphoglycerate mutase — translation MTQAPVSPVVLVILDGWGYREATDGNAIAAAKTPVMDSLWAAYPHTLIRTSGKAVGLPEGQMGNSEVGHLNIGAGRVVPQELVRISDAVEDGTLRDNKALMQVCQDVKNRGSKLHLVGLCSDGGVHSHIDHLLGLLDFAKSQELPNVCIHAITDGRDTQPMDGVEAIQKIEDHIQKLGVGRIVTISGRYYAMDRDRRWDRVQLAYQVMTQDGMGDGRSAIEVLKASYQAELTDEFVLPTRLDTGAVEAGDGIIFFNFRPDRARQLTQAFVDPNFQGFEREQIQPLAFATFTQYDPSFPVLVAFEPQNLNNILGGVIAQHGLRQFRTAETEKYAHVTYFFNGGLELPFEGEDRELVQSPMVPTYDRAPAMSAQEVTDVAVRAIEKRIYSLVVINYANTDMVGHTGNIPASVQAVETVDRCLGRLIESINKAGGTALITADHGNAEYMRDEAGNPWTAHTTNPVPFILVEGEGLKIPGYGTEVALSSDGRLADLAPTILEILKLPQPPEMTGHSLLQPVELEVRPNRTPVRVSL, via the coding sequence ATGACGCAAGCACCGGTCTCCCCTGTGGTGCTAGTCATCTTGGACGGCTGGGGCTACCGTGAAGCAACGGACGGAAATGCCATTGCCGCCGCCAAGACACCCGTGATGGATAGCCTCTGGGCAGCTTACCCCCATACTCTAATTCGCACTTCCGGGAAGGCTGTAGGGCTACCAGAGGGTCAAATGGGTAACTCAGAAGTGGGTCACCTGAATATTGGCGCTGGGCGCGTGGTTCCGCAAGAATTAGTTCGTATCTCTGATGCGGTAGAAGATGGTACGTTGAGAGACAATAAAGCGCTAATGCAAGTCTGCCAGGACGTTAAAAATCGAGGCAGTAAGCTTCACCTGGTCGGTTTGTGTTCGGACGGTGGGGTGCATTCTCACATAGACCATCTGCTTGGATTGCTGGATTTCGCTAAATCCCAAGAACTGCCTAATGTCTGTATCCACGCCATTACCGATGGTCGTGATACCCAGCCGATGGATGGGGTTGAAGCGATTCAAAAAATTGAAGATCACATTCAAAAACTCGGTGTTGGACGCATCGTCACTATCAGTGGTCGCTACTACGCCATGGATCGAGACCGACGCTGGGATCGCGTTCAGCTAGCTTATCAGGTCATGACCCAGGATGGCATGGGCGATGGTCGATCAGCCATTGAGGTGTTAAAAGCTTCCTACCAAGCAGAACTCACAGATGAGTTTGTCCTGCCCACCCGACTTGACACGGGGGCTGTGGAAGCGGGAGACGGGATCATCTTCTTTAACTTCCGCCCCGACCGTGCGCGGCAACTCACACAAGCATTCGTTGATCCCAACTTTCAAGGATTTGAGCGAGAGCAAATCCAGCCCCTTGCTTTCGCTACCTTTACCCAATATGACCCGTCATTCCCTGTACTGGTCGCGTTTGAGCCTCAAAACTTGAACAATATTCTGGGAGGAGTGATTGCTCAACACGGTTTACGTCAGTTTCGCACGGCTGAAACCGAGAAATATGCTCACGTTACTTACTTTTTCAATGGCGGTTTAGAACTGCCGTTTGAGGGTGAAGACCGGGAACTCGTCCAAAGTCCCATGGTGCCAACTTATGACCGGGCACCGGCGATGTCAGCCCAAGAAGTCACAGATGTGGCGGTAAGAGCAATTGAAAAACGCATCTACTCCCTGGTTGTGATTAACTATGCCAATACTGACATGGTTGGGCATACCGGGAATATTCCAGCCTCCGTGCAAGCGGTTGAGACAGTAGACCGATGCCTGGGACGACTCATCGAAAGCATTAACAAAGCGGGTGGTACAGCCTTGATTACCGCAGACCACGGTAATGCTGAGTATATGCGGGATGAAGCCGGCAATCCTTGGACAGCTCACACAACCAACCCCGTGCCCTTTATCCTAGTGGAAGGGGAAGGATTAAAAATCCCCGGATATGGCACAGAAGTTGCCTTAAGCAGCGACGGGCGTTTGGCAGATCTTGCGCCAACAATCCTGGAAATTTTAAAATTACCCCAGCCGCCAGAGATGACCGGTCACTCTCTGCTACAACCCGTTGAATTAGAAGTCCGGCCTAATCGAACACCTGTGCGTGTTTCTCTTTAG
- the cofG gene encoding 7,8-didemethyl-8-hydroxy-5-deazariboflavin synthase subunit CofG, with product MPVSHPRTVTYSPAYTLVPTYECFNRCTYCNFRTDSGKSPWLSLSEAENKLKQLQTQGVCEILILSGEVHPHSSRRAEWFQRIYDLGELALSLGFLPHTNAGPLSFEEMKALKQVNVSMGLMLEQLTPKLLQTVHRQAPSKIPGVRLQQLEWAGELQIPFTTGLLLGIGETQEDWWETLEAIARIHYTYGHIQEVILQPHSPGSQQSWDAPAFDPDQLPEVIAKAREILPGDITIQIPPNLVGHPQGGHPQACLEAGARDLGGIGPKDEVNPDYPHPTAQELREILEPAGWELVPRLPVYPQYDSWLSPNLRSLVEEWRTTIRTVDSPSPLKL from the coding sequence ATGCCAGTTTCCCACCCCCGAACCGTTACCTACAGTCCTGCTTACACCCTCGTTCCGACTTACGAGTGCTTTAATCGCTGTACCTACTGCAATTTTCGCACCGATTCAGGGAAAAGCCCTTGGTTGAGCCTCTCTGAGGCAGAAAATAAGCTGAAACAGCTTCAGACTCAGGGTGTGTGTGAAATCCTCATCCTCAGTGGGGAGGTACATCCCCACTCATCACGTCGAGCTGAATGGTTCCAACGAATTTATGATTTAGGTGAACTCGCCCTATCCTTGGGATTTTTGCCCCATACCAATGCCGGCCCCCTGAGTTTTGAGGAAATGAAAGCCCTCAAACAGGTGAATGTGTCGATGGGATTAATGCTGGAACAGTTAACGCCCAAGTTACTACAAACTGTTCACCGTCAGGCTCCCAGTAAGATACCAGGGGTACGTCTGCAACAGTTAGAATGGGCAGGAGAATTGCAGATTCCGTTTACAACAGGGTTATTGTTGGGGATTGGGGAGACTCAAGAGGATTGGTGGGAGACATTGGAGGCGATCGCACGGATTCACTATACTTATGGTCATATCCAAGAAGTCATCCTGCAACCCCATAGTCCTGGAAGTCAGCAGAGTTGGGATGCTCCTGCTTTTGATCCCGACCAATTACCAGAGGTTATTGCCAAAGCGCGTGAAATATTGCCAGGGGATATTACGATTCAAATTCCGCCCAATTTAGTAGGACATCCACAAGGGGGGCACCCACAAGCGTGTTTGGAGGCGGGTGCTAGGGATTTGGGGGGAATTGGGCCAAAAGATGAGGTGAACCCTGATTATCCTCATCCTACTGCTCAGGAACTCAGAGAAATTTTAGAGCCTGCTGGGTGGGAGTTGGTGCCAAGATTGCCTGTTTATCCTCAATATGACAGTTGGTTGTCACCGAATTTGCGATCGCTGGTTGAGGAGTGGCGGACTACAATCAGAACTGTTGATAGCCCTAGTCCTTTGAAACTCTGA
- a CDS encoding helix-turn-helix transcriptional regulator: protein MSMLAAKLNRHLKTVETFNSSDKQLKASYSQHSKHPDLLQAIIESFMDGVLILTEQGELIHANKRALRICQQFSSEQLQPKLVPLPIWRICQSLLDSRELFPEKTMIIEAEIDTHNAEVLRVRVRWLQFAQSDAPNLLITLENRSQSTKNTAFTEAQQYNLTPRESEVWSLRRANYSYKEIAAKLYITTNTVKKHLKNVYAKQQTSAWSQEERDIS, encoded by the coding sequence ATGTCCATGTTGGCAGCTAAACTGAACCGTCACCTTAAAACTGTTGAAACATTTAATTCTTCTGACAAACAGCTCAAAGCATCTTATTCTCAACATTCAAAACACCCTGATTTGCTGCAAGCCATTATTGAAAGTTTTATGGACGGTGTTTTAATTTTGACCGAACAAGGAGAGTTGATTCACGCGAATAAGCGTGCGCTTCGTATTTGTCAGCAATTTTCCTCGGAGCAATTACAACCCAAGTTAGTCCCTCTACCCATTTGGCGAATTTGCCAATCATTGCTCGATAGCCGCGAGCTATTTCCAGAAAAAACCATGATTATTGAAGCGGAAATAGACACGCATAATGCAGAGGTTTTACGTGTTAGGGTTCGATGGCTCCAGTTCGCTCAAAGTGATGCGCCTAACTTGTTAATAACCCTCGAGAACAGGAGCCAGTCTACTAAAAATACAGCGTTCACGGAAGCACAACAATATAATTTGACTCCTCGTGAGTCCGAAGTTTGGTCACTCCGTCGTGCCAATTATTCTTATAAAGAAATCGCTGCCAAATTGTATATTACGACCAACACCGTCAAGAAACACCTGAAAAACGTTTACGCCAAACAACAAACCAGTGCTTGGAGCCAAGAAGAACGAGACATCAGTTAG
- a CDS encoding Coq4 family protein: MPFWLKIILKLAQTVNPQIYPEQEFTITPEELEELRQLPNGTLGREVAYFLDQNGFNPINSGDLIQRTHDIWHVITGFTSSPRDEFLLQIFTRAQVFRPTSAIVVLVGWLSGMCNFQEIRKVLKMSRQSQSLIDWDIQSDWHTPLVEVRKRLNIIPLNNEQSSVTETQK; the protein is encoded by the coding sequence ATGCCATTCTGGTTGAAAATTATCTTGAAGCTTGCTCAGACGGTTAATCCTCAAATTTATCCTGAGCAAGAATTTACAATCACCCCAGAAGAATTGGAAGAATTACGTCAGTTACCGAATGGTACATTAGGCCGTGAAGTTGCCTATTTCCTCGATCAAAATGGTTTCAACCCGATTAATAGTGGGGATTTGATTCAGCGAACTCATGATATTTGGCATGTTATTACAGGCTTCACCTCCTCACCCCGTGATGAATTTCTGCTTCAGATCTTCACCCGTGCTCAAGTGTTTCGTCCAACGAGTGCGATCGTTGTCTTAGTAGGATGGCTAAGCGGTATGTGTAATTTTCAAGAAATTAGAAAAGTCCTCAAGATGAGTCGGCAATCCCAATCTTTAATTGATTGGGATATTCAATCCGATTGGCATACTCCATTGGTTGAAGTTCGGAAAAGGCTAAATATCATACCTCTAAATAATGAACAAAGCAGCGTCACTGAAACTCAAAAATAA
- a CDS encoding helix-turn-helix transcriptional regulator, with product MVIFSGELKSNIETVKTSKYSSKAFKEIYSQKSKQPYWLQYIIEGLVDGVLVLTQQGEWVYANECGRQICHQLAPNQSQKNFVPSAIWRVCELLLARLEPFADQEMVVNNEIKLANSFSFRIRVRWLVLEESACHYFLVTIEDQHQARKIQAIADAKKYGLTRREAEVWSLHQSKLSYTEIADKLYITLNTVKKHIKNIYAKQQGFIEN from the coding sequence ATGGTCATTTTCAGTGGTGAACTCAAGAGCAATATCGAAACAGTAAAAACATCCAAGTATTCCAGTAAAGCTTTTAAAGAGATATACTCTCAAAAATCTAAACAACCTTATTGGTTGCAATATATTATCGAAGGCTTGGTTGATGGTGTTTTGGTTCTAACTCAACAAGGAGAGTGGGTTTATGCGAATGAATGTGGGCGTCAAATTTGCCACCAACTCGCCCCAAATCAATCACAGAAGAATTTTGTACCATCAGCCATCTGGCGTGTTTGCGAATTGTTGCTTGCTCGCCTTGAGCCATTTGCTGATCAAGAGATGGTTGTCAACAATGAAATTAAACTTGCAAATTCATTTAGTTTTCGGATTCGAGTTCGCTGGTTGGTATTAGAAGAAAGTGCTTGTCATTACTTTTTGGTGACAATCGAAGACCAACATCAGGCTAGAAAAATACAAGCGATTGCAGACGCTAAAAAATATGGCTTAACTCGCCGTGAAGCAGAGGTTTGGTCACTGCATCAATCTAAGCTTTCTTACACAGAAATTGCAGATAAATTGTACATTACACTCAACACTGTCAAAAAGCACATCAAGAATATTTACGCCAAGCAACAAGGATTTATAGAAAATTGA
- the psbA gene encoding photosystem II q(b) protein, which produces MTTTLQRRESANVWERFCEWVTSTNNRLYVGWFGVLMIPTLLTATTCFIIAFIAAPPVDIDGIREPVAGSLLFGNNIISGAVVPSSNAIGLHFYPIWEAASLDEWLYNGGPYQLVIFHFLIGVFCYMGREWELSYRLGMRPWIAVAYSAPVAAATAVFLIYPIGQGSFSDGMPLGISGTFNFMFVFQAEHNILMHPFHQLGVAGVFGGSLFSAMHGSLVTSSLVRETTETESQNYGYKFGQEEETYNIVAAHGYFGRLIFQYASFNNSRSLHFFLAAWPVVGIWFTALGISTMAFNLNGFNFNQSIIDSQGRVIGTWADVLNRANLGFEVMHERNAHNFPLDLAAGEAAPVALTAPVING; this is translated from the coding sequence ATGACAACCACATTACAGCGTCGCGAATCTGCGAACGTGTGGGAACGGTTTTGCGAGTGGGTCACTAGCACCAACAACCGCCTCTATGTAGGCTGGTTCGGTGTCCTGATGATTCCTACCCTGCTAACTGCCACTACCTGCTTTATCATCGCCTTCATCGCTGCTCCTCCTGTGGACATCGATGGTATCCGTGAGCCTGTTGCTGGCTCTCTGCTGTTTGGTAACAACATCATCAGTGGAGCCGTTGTTCCTTCTTCTAACGCCATCGGCTTGCACTTCTACCCAATTTGGGAAGCAGCTAGCTTAGACGAGTGGCTTTACAACGGTGGCCCTTACCAGTTGGTAATTTTCCACTTCCTCATCGGCGTCTTCTGCTACATGGGACGTGAGTGGGAACTCAGCTACCGCTTAGGGATGCGCCCTTGGATTGCTGTTGCTTACAGCGCTCCTGTGGCGGCTGCAACCGCTGTATTCCTGATTTACCCCATCGGACAAGGTTCTTTCTCTGATGGTATGCCCCTGGGCATCTCTGGAACCTTCAACTTCATGTTCGTGTTCCAAGCTGAGCACAACATCCTGATGCACCCCTTCCACCAACTCGGTGTGGCTGGTGTGTTCGGCGGTTCCTTGTTCTCTGCAATGCACGGAAGTCTCGTTACCAGCTCTCTGGTTCGTGAGACAACCGAAACCGAATCTCAAAACTACGGTTACAAGTTCGGTCAAGAAGAAGAAACCTACAACATCGTTGCTGCTCACGGTTACTTCGGTCGGTTGATTTTCCAATATGCTTCTTTCAACAACAGCCGTAGCTTGCACTTCTTCCTCGCTGCTTGGCCTGTAGTTGGCATTTGGTTCACCGCTTTGGGCATCAGCACCATGGCGTTCAACCTGAATGGATTCAACTTCAACCAGTCCATCATCGACTCTCAAGGTCGCGTGATTGGTACCTGGGCTGATGTACTCAACCGCGCTAACTTGGGATTTGAAGTAATGCACGAGCGTAACGCTCACAACTTCCCCCTCGACTTGGCGGCGGGTGAAGCGGCTCCTGTGGCTCTAACCGCTCCTGTCATCAATGGCTAA
- the aroC gene encoding chorismate synthase encodes MGNTFGHLFRITTFGESHGGGVGVVIDGCPPRLEISAEEIQVELDRRRPGQSKITTPRKEADTCEIISGVFEGKTLGTPIAIMVRNKDTRSQDYDEMQQTYRPSHADATYDAKYGIRNWQGGGRSSARETIGRVAAGAIAKKILKLVADVEIIGYVKRIQDLEGVVDPNTVTLEQVESNIARCPDAECAERMVERIEQIGRSGDSLGGVVECVARNMPKGLGEPVFDKLEADLAKGVMSLPASKGFEIGSGFAGTLLTGSEHNDEFYLDETGAVRTVTNRSGGIQGGISNGEAIVLRVAFKPTATIRKEQRTVTSAGSETILAAKGRHDPCVLPRAVPMVEAMVALVLCDHLLRHQGQCRTLMP; translated from the coding sequence ATGGGCAACACGTTTGGGCATCTGTTTCGCATTACAACGTTTGGGGAATCGCACGGGGGAGGCGTTGGCGTCGTGATTGATGGATGTCCACCTCGACTCGAAATTTCTGCCGAAGAAATTCAAGTCGAACTCGATCGCAGGCGTCCGGGACAAAGCAAAATCACCACACCTCGCAAAGAAGCAGACACTTGCGAGATTATTTCCGGGGTGTTTGAGGGCAAAACCCTGGGAACGCCGATCGCGATTATGGTGCGAAATAAAGACACTCGTTCTCAAGATTACGACGAGATGCAACAGACCTATCGCCCGTCTCATGCCGATGCCACCTATGATGCCAAATATGGGATTCGCAATTGGCAAGGGGGTGGACGTTCTTCGGCACGGGAAACCATTGGACGAGTTGCCGCCGGTGCGATCGCTAAAAAAATTCTTAAGTTAGTCGCTGACGTAGAAATTATCGGTTACGTTAAGCGGATTCAAGATTTAGAAGGCGTTGTTGACCCCAACACCGTAACTCTAGAACAAGTCGAAAGCAATATCGCTCGCTGTCCTGATGCAGAATGTGCAGAACGAATGGTCGAACGGATTGAGCAAATTGGACGGAGTGGAGACTCCTTGGGTGGTGTGGTTGAATGCGTCGCCCGAAATATGCCTAAAGGGCTAGGAGAACCGGTATTTGATAAGCTAGAAGCAGATTTAGCAAAGGGTGTAATGTCCCTACCCGCCAGTAAAGGATTTGAAATTGGCTCTGGCTTTGCCGGAACGCTCCTGACTGGTAGTGAACACAACGACGAATTTTATCTCGACGAAACTGGCGCAGTGCGTACCGTAACCAACCGCTCTGGCGGTATTCAGGGGGGGATTAGTAACGGTGAAGCGATTGTTTTGCGAGTGGCGTTTAAACCCACTGCTACCATACGAAAAGAACAGCGCACTGTAACCAGCGCAGGTTCAGAAACAATACTAGCCGCTAAAGGCCGTCACGACCCTTGCGTCTTACCCAGAGCAGTGCCTATGGTAGAAGCAATGGTCGCTTTAGTATTGTGCGATCATCTACTGCGTCATCAGGGTCAATGCCGTACTTTAATGCCTTAG
- a CDS encoding MBL fold metallo-hydrolase, with the protein MEISPSSEFVVQFWGVRGSVPSPGKDTVRYGGNTSCVEMHVGGKRLIFDGGTGLRMLGKSLEPLQPIEAYWFFTHYHWDHIQGVPFFIPAFAEGNTLHIHGSAPEGATMQEHFCDRVLHINSPVPFKEIQADLKYYDLVCGETMMLDDITIETGRLNHPNGAMGYRVSWQGHSAFYCTDTEHFPDRPDENVLRLGRDADLIIYDAMYTDEEYHNQKTPKVGWGHSTWQEGVKAAKETGAKRLAIFHHEPNHSDDFLDTVEVEVKDTFDGGFLAREGMIVSLT; encoded by the coding sequence ATGGAAATTAGTCCTTCCTCTGAGTTTGTTGTCCAATTTTGGGGAGTCCGAGGCAGTGTCCCCTCTCCCGGAAAAGATACTGTTCGTTATGGTGGCAATACCTCTTGTGTAGAAATGCACGTTGGTGGAAAGCGCCTAATTTTTGATGGCGGCACGGGGTTGCGGATGTTAGGGAAAAGTTTAGAACCTTTGCAGCCGATTGAAGCCTATTGGTTTTTTACTCATTATCACTGGGATCACATCCAAGGCGTGCCGTTCTTCATCCCAGCCTTTGCGGAGGGCAATACGTTACATATTCATGGCTCTGCACCAGAAGGCGCAACCATGCAAGAGCATTTCTGCGATCGCGTTTTGCATATCAATTCCCCCGTACCCTTTAAAGAAATCCAGGCGGACTTAAAGTACTATGACCTCGTCTGTGGTGAAACCATGATGCTCGATGATATCACCATTGAAACCGGTCGTCTCAACCATCCCAATGGGGCGATGGGCTATCGGGTTTCATGGCAAGGGCATTCGGCGTTCTACTGCACCGATACCGAACATTTCCCCGATCGCCCTGATGAAAATGTCCTGCGTCTGGGTCGTGATGCCGACTTGATTATTTATGATGCCATGTATACGGACGAGGAATACCACAACCAAAAGACACCGAAGGTGGGTTGGGGACACTCTACATGGCAGGAAGGTGTGAAAGCTGCAAAGGAAACCGGTGCTAAGCGGTTAGCCATCTTTCACCATGAGCCAAATCACTCCGATGATTTCCTCGATACCGTAGAGGTGGAAGTAAAAGATACCTTTGACGGCGGGTTTCTCGCACGGGAAGGAATGATTGTTTCCTTAACGTGA
- a CDS encoding glycosyl hydrolase translates to MRLTLIKFRKWLVLLALAILVLVGVIVYHQPSVLNLSATHLSDTRISTIPTKPIGRSLFGMHIADSDKIPWPAVPIATWRLWDAATHHGLAFWAHLERQKGEWDFRTLDYCVELAQRHGVELVYTLGITPKWAAARPDDSSPYGDGPTASEPKNMDDWRNYVRTVATRYQGKIRYYEIWNEPNLKHFFSGTVDEMVALAREAYTILKQVDPSITVVSPSLYADWGGFKWFDEYFAKGGNKYADVIGAHFYIGKEKTPEDSLSLIREVQDVMAKHGLAQKPLWNTETGYGNKGENVFYSAEDSMAYVARTYLVNWASGMERFYWYAWDNRNVVTMLMVEEDKKTLTPAAKAYAEIQTWLIGSRMKRCEPDQKNTWMCEFTSEEGKPFWIVWNPKQEQNLAIPENTGVRQVHHLDGTKTALPNHRRLKVGRLPVLLSQR, encoded by the coding sequence ATGAGACTCACTTTGATTAAGTTCCGTAAATGGCTTGTCCTTTTGGCACTCGCGATTCTAGTCTTGGTGGGAGTTATTGTTTACCATCAGCCCTCTGTCCTCAATCTATCAGCGACGCACCTAAGCGATACGCGAATCAGCACGATACCCACGAAACCCATTGGGCGATCGCTGTTTGGGATGCATATCGCGGATTCTGATAAAATTCCTTGGCCTGCTGTGCCAATCGCAACTTGGAGATTGTGGGATGCCGCAACTCATCATGGCTTGGCTTTTTGGGCGCATTTGGAGCGACAAAAAGGTGAATGGGATTTCAGAACCCTAGATTACTGTGTAGAACTCGCTCAGCGTCATGGAGTTGAACTCGTCTACACCCTAGGCATAACCCCCAAATGGGCTGCCGCACGCCCAGACGACTCCTCTCCTTATGGGGATGGTCCCACTGCCTCTGAACCGAAAAACATGGACGACTGGCGCAACTATGTCCGCACTGTTGCCACTCGTTATCAAGGTAAAATCCGCTACTACGAAATTTGGAATGAACCCAATCTCAAACATTTTTTTAGTGGTACGGTTGACGAGATGGTCGCCTTAGCCCGTGAGGCTTACACGATTCTCAAGCAAGTCGATCCATCCATTACAGTCGTGTCGCCCTCGTTGTATGCCGATTGGGGTGGGTTCAAGTGGTTTGACGAATATTTTGCTAAGGGAGGGAACAAATACGCTGATGTGATTGGAGCACACTTTTACATTGGCAAGGAAAAAACCCCTGAAGACAGCCTATCCCTAATTCGAGAAGTGCAAGATGTCATGGCTAAGCACGGACTTGCTCAAAAGCCGTTATGGAACACTGAAACTGGGTATGGCAATAAAGGCGAAAATGTTTTCTATTCGGCGGAAGATAGTATGGCTTATGTCGCCCGAACTTACCTCGTGAATTGGGCTTCAGGAATGGAGCGTTTTTACTGGTATGCCTGGGATAACCGTAATGTGGTGACGATGTTGATGGTGGAGGAGGATAAGAAAACCCTAACCCCTGCCGCTAAGGCTTATGCCGAAATTCAAACATGGTTAATTGGTTCACGGATGAAACGCTGCGAACCCGATCAAAAGAATACATGGATGTGTGAGTTTACGAGTGAGGAGGGTAAACCCTTCTGGATTGTCTGGAATCCCAAGCAGGAACAAAACTTAGCGATACCTGAAAATACTGGTGTGCGGCAAGTCCACCATTTAGATGGGACAAAAACCGCCCTACCCAATCATCGAAGATTAAAGGTAGGACGATTACCTGTATTGCTGAGCCAACGTTGA
- the sufU gene encoding Fe-S cluster assembly sulfur transfer protein SufU, translating to MTSSIHQRSLYQQVILEHSKKPRHQGKTDPVHGYHRGHNPMCGDTIELTVKLNQTGDRIEDVKFEGEGCAIAIASADLMADAVQGKSIQEALEMVQQFRNMMQGKAEFPLDVRKLNVLQGISQFPIRIKCATLCWHTLKAALESSQVHTSTVESEQ from the coding sequence ATGACTTCTTCAATCCATCAGCGCAGTTTGTACCAACAAGTTATTCTCGAACACTCAAAGAAACCTCGACATCAAGGCAAAACAGACCCGGTGCATGGGTATCATCGAGGTCATAATCCGATGTGTGGTGACACAATTGAACTAACTGTAAAACTAAATCAGACAGGCGACAGAATTGAAGATGTCAAATTTGAAGGAGAAGGGTGTGCGATCGCGATCGCCTCAGCGGATTTGATGGCGGATGCGGTGCAGGGCAAAAGCATCCAAGAAGCTTTAGAGATGGTGCAACAATTCCGTAACATGATGCAAGGAAAAGCAGAGTTTCCTCTTGATGTGCGTAAATTAAATGTCTTGCAAGGTATCTCCCAGTTTCCTATACGTATTAAGTGTGCGACACTATGTTGGCATACTCTAAAAGCAGCACTGGAATCATCCCAAGTCCATACTTCTACTGTGGAAAGTGAGCAATAA
- a CDS encoding nucleotidyltransferase family protein, protein MNSRTVGLMILAAGASTRMGTPKQLLTYRGCSFVHHIIEVAVASLCQPIAVVLGANVERIKPEISQFPVQIVENQDWEEGMSASIRVGLEALLAVNQNLDAVAIALCDQPFVLSQTLNQLVEAYHLTRKPIIASEYSETFGVPALFSRTMFSELMTLKSNEGAKQLIKRHIHEVYSIPFPGGAIDIDTPNDYEQLQFI, encoded by the coding sequence ATGAATTCTCGCACTGTTGGTCTGATGATTTTAGCAGCAGGAGCATCTACTCGCATGGGTACTCCAAAGCAATTGTTAACCTATCGAGGATGTAGTTTTGTTCACCACATCATAGAAGTTGCAGTCGCCTCCCTCTGTCAACCTATTGCTGTCGTTCTTGGGGCAAATGTGGAACGAATTAAGCCTGAAATTAGCCAGTTCCCCGTACAAATCGTAGAAAATCAAGACTGGGAGGAGGGGATGAGTGCTTCGATACGGGTTGGACTCGAAGCGCTACTTGCTGTGAATCAAAACTTAGATGCCGTTGCGATCGCACTTTGCGATCAGCCCTTTGTTTTGTCCCAAACGCTCAATCAACTTGTTGAAGCATACCATTTAACACGGAAACCGATTATTGCGTCCGAGTATTCAGAAACATTCGGTGTACCCGCTTTATTCAGCCGTACTATGTTTTCAGAACTCATGACTCTCAAGAGTAATGAAGGGGCAAAACAATTGATTAAAAGACACATTCATGAAGTTTATAGTATTCCTTTTCCTGGTGGTGCAATTGATATTGATACACCAAATGATTATGAGCAATTACAGTTTATTTAA